One part of the Algibacter sp. L1A34 genome encodes these proteins:
- the lpxA gene encoding acyl-ACP--UDP-N-acetylglucosamine O-acyltransferase, whose amino-acid sequence MNQPLAYVHPGAKIAKNVVIEPFTTIHNNVIIGDGTWIGSNVTIMEGARIGKNCNIFPGSVISAVPQDLKYNDEDTTVEIGNNVTIRECVTINRGTTDRMKTVIGDNCLIMAYCHIAHDCIVGKNCIFSNNSTLAGHITVGDYVVMAGMTAVHQFVSVGNHAFVTGGSLVRKDVPPYVKAAREPLSYVGINSVGLRRRGYTTDKIREIQDIYRILYQKNYNNTQAADLIEAEMEATPERDEILQFIRNSHRGIMKGYFKSN is encoded by the coding sequence ATGAATCAACCATTAGCGTATGTGCATCCTGGTGCAAAAATCGCAAAAAATGTGGTCATAGAGCCTTTTACAACTATACATAATAATGTTATAATTGGAGATGGCACATGGATAGGGAGTAATGTTACCATTATGGAAGGTGCACGCATAGGGAAAAATTGTAATATTTTTCCAGGTTCTGTAATTTCTGCTGTACCACAAGATTTAAAATATAACGATGAAGATACTACGGTAGAAATTGGAAACAATGTTACCATTCGTGAATGTGTTACCATTAATAGAGGAACCACTGATAGAATGAAAACCGTAATAGGCGATAATTGTTTAATTATGGCGTATTGCCATATAGCTCATGATTGTATTGTGGGTAAAAACTGTATTTTCTCTAATAATAGTACGCTTGCAGGACATATTACCGTTGGTGATTATGTGGTTATGGCAGGTATGACGGCTGTACATCAATTTGTTTCGGTTGGTAATCACGCTTTTGTAACTGGAGGATCTTTAGTTAGAAAAGATGTACCACCTTATGTAAAAGCAGCGAGAGAACCATTATCTTATGTTGGTATTAATTCTGTAGGTTTACGTCGTCGTGGTTATACTACCGATAAAATAAGAGAAATTCAAGATATTTACAGAATTCTTTATCAAAAAAATTATAATAATACACAGGCTGCCGATTTAATCGAAGCAGAAATGGAAGCGACTCCGGAACGTGATGAAATTCTTCAATTTATCAGGAATTCTCATCGAGGTATCATGAAAGGATATTTCAAATCAAATTAA
- a CDS encoding bifunctional UDP-3-O-[3-hydroxymyristoyl] N-acetylglucosamine deacetylase/3-hydroxyacyl-ACP dehydratase, translating to MGIVNTEIRQKTILKEVTLTGVGLHTGKNVTLTFKPAPANSGLRFKRVDLEGAPIIEADANYVTSTQRGTCLEKNGVTIQTSEHVLAAFVGLDVDNAIIELNAAEPPIMDGSSKFFVEAIEKAEIVELDAFREEYEVTEIISYVDEESGSEILVMPAKEYQITTMVDFGTKILGTQNATLNQISDFKEDISNARTFSFLHEIEMLLEHGLIKGGDLNNAIVYVDKALSPETMEKLRVAFNKDNIAVKPNGILDNLTLHHPNEAARHKLLDVLGDLALVGTRIRGKVIANKPGHYINTQFAKKLSKLIKIERRNNVPKIDLHQTPLMDVNQIMDMLPHRQPFLLIDKVFELSDNHVIAQKNVTMNEEFFKGHFPGAPVMPGVLIVEAMAQTGGVLVLNTVPDPENYLTFFMKMDKVKFKQKVVPGDTLIFKCSLITPIRRGICHMQGYAYSNGKLVAEAELMAQISKVK from the coding sequence ATGGGAATAGTTAACACTGAGATTAGACAAAAAACCATTCTTAAAGAAGTTACTCTAACAGGAGTTGGTTTGCACACAGGTAAAAATGTAACTTTAACATTTAAGCCTGCGCCAGCAAATTCTGGTTTACGTTTTAAACGCGTAGATTTAGAAGGGGCACCTATTATAGAAGCAGATGCCAATTATGTAACAAGCACACAGCGTGGTACATGTTTAGAGAAGAATGGAGTAACCATCCAAACTTCAGAACATGTTTTAGCCGCTTTTGTAGGTTTAGATGTTGATAATGCTATTATAGAATTAAACGCTGCCGAGCCTCCAATTATGGATGGATCGTCTAAGTTTTTTGTTGAAGCTATCGAAAAAGCTGAAATAGTAGAATTGGATGCTTTTAGAGAAGAGTATGAGGTTACTGAAATCATTTCTTATGTAGATGAAGAGTCTGGTAGCGAAATTTTAGTAATGCCTGCTAAAGAATATCAAATAACCACTATGGTGGATTTTGGGACTAAAATTTTAGGAACTCAAAATGCAACATTAAATCAAATTTCAGATTTTAAAGAAGATATTTCTAACGCTAGAACATTTAGTTTTCTTCATGAAATTGAAATGCTTTTAGAACATGGTTTAATTAAAGGTGGTGATTTAAATAATGCTATTGTTTATGTTGATAAAGCTTTATCTCCAGAAACAATGGAAAAATTAAGAGTTGCTTTTAATAAAGATAACATTGCCGTTAAACCCAATGGTATTTTAGATAATTTAACGCTACATCACCCAAATGAAGCTGCGCGCCATAAACTTTTAGATGTTTTAGGCGATTTAGCTTTAGTTGGTACACGCATTCGCGGAAAAGTGATTGCTAACAAGCCTGGGCATTATATTAATACGCAGTTTGCTAAAAAATTATCTAAACTTATAAAAATAGAACGTAGAAACAATGTACCAAAAATTGATTTGCATCAAACACCTTTAATGGATGTGAATCAAATTATGGACATGTTGCCTCACCGTCAACCTTTTTTACTTATTGATAAAGTTTTCGAACTTTCTGATAATCATGTAATCGCTCAGAAAAATGTAACCATGAACGAAGAGTTCTTTAAAGGTCATTTTCCTGGAGCACCAGTAATGCCAGGTGTTTTAATTGTAGAAGCCATGGCACAAACCGGTGGTGTTTTAGTTTTAAACACCGTTCCAGATCCAGAAAATTATTTAACCTTTTTCATGAAAATGGATAAAGTAAAATTTAAACAAAAAGTGGTGCCAGGTGATACATTAATTTTTAAATGCTCACTAATTACACCAATACGCCGTGGTATTTGCCACATGCAAGGTTATGCCTATTCAAACGGTAAACTTGTTGCAGAAGCCGAATTAATGGCTCAAATATCAAAAGTAAAATAA
- a CDS encoding UDP-3-O-(3-hydroxymyristoyl)glucosamine N-acyltransferase, which translates to MKFPKQHTLKQIVDLIGCDFVGDIDFPVFGMNEIHVVEAGDIVFVDHPKYYDKALNSAATIILINKKVECPEGKALLVSDDPFRDFNTLTNHFKPFKSANSAISALAKIGENTIIQPNCFIGHNVEIGDNCLIHANVSIYDDTVIGNNVTIHSGTVLGANAFYYKKRPDGYDRLKSGGRVVIEDYVDIGAACTIDRGVTADTRIGYGSKLDNQIQIGHDTVLGKKCLIASQAGIAGCVIVEDEVVIWGQAGVKSGITIAKGTELFAQSGLGHSTDENKAYFGSPAGEARAKFKELAYIRKIPEILKSIKK; encoded by the coding sequence ATGAAATTTCCAAAGCAACATACCTTAAAACAAATCGTAGACCTTATTGGGTGCGATTTTGTTGGTGACATAGATTTTCCTGTTTTTGGCATGAATGAAATTCATGTGGTTGAAGCTGGGGATATTGTTTTTGTAGATCATCCAAAGTATTACGATAAAGCATTAAATTCTGCAGCTACTATTATTTTAATTAATAAGAAAGTGGAGTGTCCAGAAGGGAAGGCTCTATTGGTTAGTGACGATCCATTTAGAGATTTCAATACATTAACTAATCATTTTAAGCCTTTTAAATCGGCTAATAGTGCTATTTCAGCGTTAGCTAAAATAGGGGAGAATACAATCATTCAACCTAATTGCTTTATTGGTCATAATGTTGAAATTGGCGATAATTGCCTTATTCATGCCAACGTAAGTATTTATGATGATACGGTTATTGGTAACAATGTCACTATCCATTCGGGAACAGTTTTAGGAGCAAATGCTTTCTACTATAAAAAACGTCCCGACGGTTATGATAGATTAAAATCCGGCGGTCGTGTAGTTATCGAAGATTATGTTGATATTGGAGCAGCATGTACTATTGATAGAGGTGTAACAGCCGATACTCGTATTGGATATGGCTCTAAATTAGATAATCAAATTCAAATTGGTCACGATACTGTTCTTGGTAAAAAATGCCTTATAGCATCGCAAGCTGGAATTGCAGGTTGTGTTATAGTTGAAGATGAAGTGGTTATTTGGGGGCAAGCAGGTGTAAAAAGTGGGATTACCATTGCAAAAGGAACCGAGCTTTTTGCTCAATCTGGATTAGGACATTCAACAGATGAAAATAAGGCGTATTTTGGGTCACCGGCTGGTGAAGCTAGAGCAAAATTTAAGGAATTAGCCTATATTAGAAAGATTCCGGAAATATTAAAATCAATAAAAAAATAA
- the fabG gene encoding 3-oxoacyl-[acyl-carrier-protein] reductase: protein MKLLEGKTAIITGASRGIGKGIAEVFAQNGANVAFTYSSSVDAANQLEKELNALGVKAKGYQSNAANFADAQKLAAEVAEEFGSIDILVNNAGITKDNLLMRISEEDFDTVIEVNLKSVFNMTKAVQRTMLKQRKGSIINMSSVVGVKGNAGQTNYAASKAGIIGFSKSVALELGSRNIRSNVVAPGFIETEMTAKLDEEVVKGWRAGIPLKRGGTPEDIANVCVFLASDMSAYITGQTLNVDGGMLT from the coding sequence ATGAAATTATTAGAAGGAAAAACAGCCATAATAACTGGTGCAAGTAGAGGTATTGGTAAAGGCATTGCCGAAGTATTTGCTCAAAACGGTGCAAACGTAGCATTTACATACAGTTCGTCTGTAGATGCAGCTAATCAACTCGAAAAAGAGTTAAATGCACTTGGAGTAAAAGCAAAAGGTTATCAAAGTAACGCTGCAAATTTTGCAGATGCCCAAAAACTAGCTGCTGAAGTTGCTGAAGAATTTGGTAGTATTGATATTCTAGTAAATAATGCTGGTATTACAAAAGATAATTTACTTATGCGTATTAGCGAAGAAGATTTTGATACCGTTATTGAAGTAAACTTAAAATCGGTTTTCAACATGACAAAAGCTGTACAACGTACTATGCTAAAGCAACGTAAAGGCTCTATTATTAATATGAGTTCGGTTGTTGGAGTTAAAGGTAACGCTGGGCAGACCAATTATGCTGCTTCTAAAGCTGGTATTATTGGTTTTTCTAAATCGGTTGCTTTAGAGTTAGGTTCAAGAAACATTAGAAGTAATGTAGTTGCTCCTGGTTTTATTGAAACTGAAATGACTGCAAAGTTAGATGAAGAAGTTGTTAAAGGATGGCGTGCAGGAATTCCATTAAAACGTGGTGGAACTCCAGAAGATATCGCGAATGTTTGTGTGTTTTTAGCTAGCGATATGTCGGCTTATATTACAGGGCAAACTTTAAATGTTGATGGAGGAATGCTTACTTAA
- the sucD gene encoding succinate--CoA ligase subunit alpha translates to MSVLVNKDSKIIVQGFTGSEGTFHASQMIEYGTNVVGGVTPGKGGQTHLDRPVFNTVLEAVEQVGADTTIIFVPPAFAADAIMEAADAGIKVIITITEGIPVADMITASNYIKNKPCRLIGPNCPGVITPGEAKVGIMPGFVFKKGKVGIVSKSGTLTYEAADQVVKQGLGITTAIGIGGDPIIGTTTKEAVELLINDPETEAVVMIGEIGGQLEADAANWYKASGSKKPVVGFIAGETAPAGRTMGHAGAIVGGSDDTAQAKKKIMRACGIHVVDSPAEIGKKIAEVLA, encoded by the coding sequence ATGAGCGTTTTAGTAAACAAAGATTCAAAAATAATAGTTCAAGGTTTTACAGGTAGTGAAGGTACTTTTCACGCCAGTCAAATGATTGAATATGGAACAAATGTTGTTGGTGGTGTTACACCAGGAAAAGGTGGTCAAACACATTTAGACAGACCTGTTTTTAATACTGTTTTAGAAGCAGTAGAGCAAGTAGGAGCAGATACTACCATTATATTTGTACCGCCAGCTTTTGCTGCCGATGCTATTATGGAAGCTGCCGATGCTGGAATAAAAGTTATTATTACAATTACAGAAGGTATTCCTGTTGCCGATATGATTACGGCATCAAACTACATAAAAAACAAACCATGTCGTTTAATAGGTCCTAACTGTCCAGGTGTTATTACACCGGGTGAAGCTAAAGTTGGTATTATGCCAGGTTTTGTTTTCAAAAAAGGTAAAGTTGGTATTGTTTCTAAATCAGGAACTTTAACTTATGAGGCTGCAGACCAAGTTGTAAAACAAGGTTTAGGTATCACAACGGCTATTGGTATTGGTGGAGATCCAATTATTGGAACTACAACCAAAGAAGCTGTTGAATTATTAATCAATGATCCAGAAACAGAAGCGGTTGTTATGATTGGTGAAATTGGAGGTCAATTAGAGGCAGATGCTGCAAACTGGTACAAAGCTAGTGGAAGTAAAAAACCTGTTGTTGGTTTTATCGCTGGTGAAACTGCACCTGCAGGTCGTACTATGGGACATGCTGGAGCTATTGTTGGTGGAAGTGATGATACTGCACAAGCAAAAAAGAAAATTATGAGAGCATGTGGAATTCACGTTGTAGATTCTCCTGCTGAAATTGGAAAGAAAATTGCTGAAGTTTTAGCATAA
- the efp gene encoding elongation factor P — MVTTSDIRNGLCIVYNNDIYKIIEFLHVKPGKGPAFVRTKMKSVTNGKVLDNTFSAGHKLEDVRVETHKFQYLYNDGEFYHFMNEADYTQIRLLEAALDNPGLMKEGEVVTVLINTEDNMPLSVDLPASVILEITATEPGVKGNTATNATKPATVETGAIVNVPLFINEGDKIKVETVKGTYKERVKE; from the coding sequence ATGGTTACTACAAGTGATATTAGAAATGGTTTATGCATTGTATACAACAACGATATATATAAAATTATAGAGTTTTTACACGTTAAACCAGGGAAAGGTCCAGCTTTTGTAAGAACAAAAATGAAAAGTGTAACTAATGGAAAGGTTTTAGATAATACTTTTTCTGCGGGTCATAAATTAGAAGATGTTCGTGTTGAAACTCATAAGTTTCAATATTTATATAATGATGGAGAATTTTATCATTTTATGAATGAAGCCGATTATACCCAAATCCGTTTATTAGAAGCGGCTCTTGATAATCCAGGATTAATGAAAGAAGGTGAAGTAGTTACTGTATTAATTAATACAGAAGATAATATGCCTCTTTCGGTAGATTTACCAGCAAGTGTTATTTTAGAGATTACTGCAACTGAGCCAGGAGTTAAAGGAAATACAGCAACTAATGCAACTAAACCTGCAACTGTAGAAACAGGAGCGATTGTAAATGTCCCTTTATTTATTAATGAAGGTGATAAAATTAAAGTTGAAACAGTAAAAGGAACTTATAAAGAAAGAGTAAAGGAATAA
- a CDS encoding M16 family metallopeptidase, whose protein sequence is MNQIKTIFIFAILAICYSCKTDQNSETAAVSVASNTDANGFSYETIENDPTGLRLYTLENGLKVYLSKNTDEPKIQTFIAVRAGSNYDTKQSTGLAHYLEHMVFKGTDKIGTLDWEKEKVYLDEISDLYEAHRAETDPDKKVELYRKIDEVSLEASNYSVANEYDKMISSLGATGTNAHTWFEETVYKNKIPANELNKWLTVESERFSQLVLRLFHTELEAVFEEFNRGQDSDYRKAHYAMLDGLFPNHPYGQQTTIGKAEHLKNPSMVDIHNYFNTYYVPNNMAMVLVGDLDFDKTIIEVNNAFGKFKNQTVTHPTLPKEEPITSPIKKEVFGPTAENVSIAFRANGIGSEDQKFVTLADMILANGNAGLIDLNLNQKQIVQNAGCSPTFLNDYGYHQFTGTPKEGQSLDEVKTLLLEQIEKLKKGEFEDWMIDAVVNDLKLSQTKQYENSTALASAYYNAFIHHENWASKVKFLNDLKKVTKQELVDFANKFYQDNYVVTYKRQGEDSNIVKVENPGITPVHLNRDKSSEFLTNFNTIESESLKPKFIDYKTAIKSTETTNGIEVSYIENELNDLFDLNIIFDMGGDNDKKLKLAANYLDYLGTDKYSNEALKKEFYKLGVSYYVFAGDDKTYVGLNGLKENLPKGLELLEHLWNNAIPDQEAYKKYVESIIKGRQDNKGQKGSILRNGLMSYGKYGENSRLRNIYKTDELNAIDPKELVDIVKDMKNYKQRIFYYGKDIDAMVTALNTSHNIPKDLRVYPEAVTYEEQETGGNVYFVDFDMVQSEMVFLAKGDPFNAKNMAASTLFNTYFGSGLSSIVFQEIRESKSLAYSAFSSYQMADEKGKANYVMAYMGTQANKMPQAVTAMMDLMTNMPEAEKQFNAAKDATLKKIAAQRITKSGIFWNYENLKKRGIDNDNREAMYNTIKDMTIEDLRDFFNNNIKGEQYNVMVIGNKKDIDFKALEALGKVQEMDVDYLFNYEKSEKLKM, encoded by the coding sequence ATGAATCAAATTAAAACAATTTTTATTTTTGCCATTTTAGCTATTTGTTATAGTTGTAAAACGGATCAAAATTCTGAAACAGCTGCTGTATCAGTAGCTTCAAATACCGATGCCAATGGTTTTTCTTATGAAACTATAGAAAACGATCCAACAGGTTTACGTTTATATACTTTGGAAAACGGGTTAAAAGTTTATTTAAGTAAAAATACTGACGAACCAAAAATTCAAACTTTTATTGCTGTTCGTGCAGGATCAAATTACGATACAAAACAATCTACAGGTTTAGCGCATTATTTAGAACACATGGTGTTTAAAGGAACCGATAAAATTGGAACGTTAGATTGGGAAAAAGAAAAAGTGTACTTAGATGAAATTTCTGATTTATATGAAGCGCATCGTGCGGAAACGGATCCCGACAAAAAAGTAGAATTGTATCGTAAAATAGACGAAGTTTCATTAGAAGCATCAAATTATAGTGTAGCTAATGAATATGATAAAATGATTAGTTCACTTGGAGCAACAGGAACTAATGCGCATACTTGGTTTGAAGAAACCGTTTATAAAAATAAAATTCCGGCTAACGAATTAAATAAATGGCTTACGGTAGAAAGCGAGCGTTTTAGTCAATTAGTTTTACGTTTATTCCATACGGAACTTGAAGCGGTTTTCGAAGAATTTAATAGAGGTCAGGATAGTGATTATAGAAAAGCGCATTACGCTATGCTAGATGGCTTATTTCCAAATCATCCATATGGACAGCAAACTACCATTGGTAAAGCCGAGCATTTAAAGAACCCTTCAATGGTTGATATTCATAACTATTTCAATACTTATTATGTGCCTAATAATATGGCTATGGTTTTAGTTGGCGATTTAGATTTCGATAAAACTATAATAGAAGTTAATAATGCCTTCGGAAAATTTAAGAATCAAACAGTAACGCATCCAACTTTACCAAAAGAGGAACCTATTACATCACCAATAAAAAAGGAAGTTTTTGGGCCAACGGCAGAAAATGTATCTATTGCATTTAGAGCGAATGGTATTGGAAGTGAAGATCAAAAATTTGTTACGCTGGCTGATATGATTTTAGCAAACGGAAATGCTGGTTTAATCGATTTAAATCTAAACCAAAAACAAATAGTGCAAAACGCCGGATGTTCTCCAACATTTTTAAATGATTATGGTTATCATCAATTTACGGGAACACCAAAAGAAGGACAATCTTTAGATGAAGTTAAAACACTGCTTTTAGAGCAAATAGAAAAATTAAAGAAAGGTGAGTTTGAAGATTGGATGATTGACGCTGTAGTTAACGATTTAAAACTAAGTCAAACAAAGCAATACGAAAACAGTACTGCTTTAGCATCGGCATATTATAACGCTTTTATTCATCATGAAAATTGGGCTAGTAAAGTGAAATTTTTAAATGATCTTAAAAAAGTAACCAAACAGGAACTGGTAGATTTCGCTAATAAATTTTACCAAGATAATTATGTAGTTACTTATAAAAGACAAGGAGAAGATTCCAATATTGTAAAAGTTGAAAACCCGGGAATTACGCCTGTTCATTTAAATCGGGATAAAAGCTCAGAGTTTTTAACTAATTTCAATACGATTGAATCGGAATCGTTAAAACCTAAATTTATCGATTACAAAACAGCCATTAAATCTACGGAAACTACTAATGGGATTGAAGTTTCATATATTGAAAACGAGTTGAATGATTTATTCGATTTAAACATCATATTTGATATGGGTGGCGATAATGATAAAAAACTAAAACTCGCGGCAAATTATTTAGATTATTTGGGGACAGATAAATATAGCAATGAAGCTCTTAAAAAAGAATTTTATAAACTTGGAGTAAGTTATTATGTTTTTGCAGGTGATGATAAAACGTATGTTGGCCTTAACGGTTTAAAAGAAAATCTACCAAAAGGATTAGAACTTTTGGAACATCTATGGAATAATGCAATTCCAGATCAAGAGGCATATAAAAAATATGTAGAGTCGATTATAAAAGGACGTCAGGATAATAAAGGACAAAAAGGAAGTATTCTTAGGAATGGCTTAATGAGTTATGGTAAATATGGTGAAAATTCTCGTTTAAGAAATATCTATAAAACAGATGAGCTAAATGCCATTGATCCTAAAGAATTAGTAGATATTGTAAAGGATATGAAGAACTATAAGCAACGTATTTTTTATTATGGAAAAGATATTGATGCTATGGTAACGGCACTAAATACAAGTCATAATATTCCTAAAGATTTAAGAGTATATCCAGAGGCTGTAACTTATGAAGAACAAGAGACGGGTGGAAATGTTTATTTTGTAGATTTTGATATGGTACAATCGGAAATGGTGTTTTTAGCAAAAGGAGATCCCTTTAATGCCAAGAACATGGCTGCTTCAACCTTATTTAACACTTATTTTGGTAGCGGATTATCATCTATTGTTTTTCAAGAGATTCGCGAATCTAAATCTTTAGCATACTCTGCTTTTTCAAGCTACCAAATGGCAGATGAGAAGGGAAAAGCTAATTATGTTATGGCTTATATGGGAACGCAAGCGAATAAAATGCCTCAGGCAGTAACGGCTATGATGGATTTAATGACTAACATGCCAGAAGCAGAAAAGCAATTTAATGCTGCTAAAGATGCTACTTTGAAAAAAATAGCAGCGCAACGTATTACTAAATCGGGTATTTTTTGGAATTATGAAAATCTAAAAAAACGAGGTATAGATAATGATAATCGAGAAGCTATGTATAACACCATAAAAGATATGACCATCGAAGATTTACGTGATTTCTTTAATAATAACATAAAAGGAGAGCAGTATAATGTAATGGTTATAGGGAACAAAAAAGATATTGATTTTAAAGCCTTAGAGGCGCTAGGTAAAGTTCAGGAAATGGATGTTGATTATTTGTTTAATTATGAAAAAAGCGAAAAACTAAAAATGTAA